The proteins below come from a single Opitutales bacterium genomic window:
- a CDS encoding DUF5069 domain-containing protein, translating to MSGYTALSIIESLWKHTVSLYQSGNREPASYFSTEQTEIMRAHGLKVMDFYDYAEDFVSEGEPDFATFIAVHSIRRSYFLIEQKATWTDQDINIADLPAKYDEIEGIRWLPRILPKARGKLQGTLPPEIMYGCSGDRYFFKVLGLHPAEFLEVVWRAGSDDHKVVDYVKTRAAAFQAVNG from the coding sequence ATGTCAGGATACACCGCCCTCAGTATAATTGAATCACTCTGGAAACACACAGTGAGTCTTTACCAGTCGGGAAACCGCGAACCAGCGAGCTATTTCTCGACCGAACAGACTGAAATCATGCGCGCGCACGGTCTAAAAGTAATGGACTTTTACGACTACGCCGAAGACTTCGTTTCTGAAGGAGAGCCCGACTTCGCGACATTCATCGCTGTCCATAGCATACGTCGCAGTTACTTCCTTATTGAACAAAAAGCGACTTGGACAGATCAGGATATCAATATCGCGGACTTACCAGCTAAGTATGACGAGATAGAAGGCATTCGCTGGCTGCCTCGAATTCTGCCTAAAGCACGTGGAAAACTTCAAGGCACCCTGCCCCCGGAAATCATGTATGGATGTTCAGGGGATCGCTATTTCTTTAAGGTGTTGGGACTACATCCAGCAGAGTTCCTGGAAGTCGTTTGGCGAGCAGGAAGCGACGACCACAAAGTCGTCGATTATGTCAAAACCCGCGCCGCCGCATTCCAGGCAGTCAATGGGTGA
- a CDS encoding amidophosphoribosyltransferase — protein sequence MSDPIQHECGIVLIRLKKPVSYYQEKYGTPLYGFNKLFLLMEKQHNRGQDGAGIGCTKLDMPIGEPIMFRERSNNRNALTKIFQGQLDKYDKMVKQGDIHPEFAQTVKRNFEYGGELLVGHLRYATSGSLLEKACHPYYRRSNWPTRSLMLVGNFTMTNTEQLNQRLASRGQHPVFDTDTQVVLEEIGFFLDEAHNDIFHSLSGDGLEGQEIYQQIRRKLDPAEIVRQAAKHWDGGYALAGMIGNGDAFALRDPNGIRPCYMAEDDEIIAFASERVPLITALNKDESEIKEVEPGKVVVIKADGTVKTERFAKEKKRTSCSFERIYFSRGNDPQIYRERKALGAAMAEQILWSINHEVEDAVFTYIPNTAEMAYFGLMERLHAMNREMAAQRIKDDLARGDLTPERIDDIMGRLAPRGEKIAIKDIKLRTFISEESSRAQLVSHVYDVAYGVVKPTDNLVCIDDSIVRGTTLKESILKMLSRTNPKKIVVASTAPQIRYPDCYGIDMSELGKFIAFQAAIALHKQHGSEDVILDVYQDCCDQASQPRSRLVNHVRRIYEPFTDEQISQKISELVRPRDIAWEGDIEITFQTVDALHQASPRHTGDWYFTGEYPTPGGYYVLNQAFINYYENRRGRSY from the coding sequence ATGAGTGATCCAATCCAACACGAATGCGGCATCGTGCTGATTCGGCTGAAGAAACCGGTATCCTATTATCAGGAGAAATACGGGACGCCGCTCTACGGTTTTAACAAGCTGTTTCTACTAATGGAGAAGCAGCACAATCGTGGACAAGATGGCGCGGGCATCGGCTGCACTAAGCTTGATATGCCCATCGGTGAGCCGATCATGTTTCGCGAACGCAGCAATAATCGCAACGCTCTCACCAAGATCTTCCAGGGCCAACTGGATAAATATGACAAGATGGTGAAGCAGGGAGATATACACCCTGAGTTCGCTCAGACGGTGAAGCGTAACTTTGAATATGGAGGAGAGCTTTTAGTCGGCCACTTACGCTACGCGACCAGTGGCTCGCTCCTTGAGAAAGCGTGTCATCCCTACTACCGGCGTAGTAACTGGCCAACTCGGTCGTTGATGTTGGTTGGGAATTTTACGATGACCAACACGGAGCAGCTCAATCAGCGCCTAGCTTCGCGTGGCCAGCATCCGGTGTTTGATACCGACACTCAGGTGGTACTCGAAGAGATCGGATTCTTTCTCGATGAGGCGCATAATGATATTTTCCACTCACTCTCGGGCGACGGTTTAGAGGGGCAGGAAATCTACCAGCAAATTCGCCGTAAATTGGATCCAGCTGAAATTGTTCGTCAGGCTGCAAAACACTGGGATGGAGGCTACGCCCTCGCTGGTATGATCGGGAACGGAGATGCATTTGCACTCCGCGATCCCAATGGAATTCGGCCCTGTTATATGGCTGAGGACGACGAAATAATCGCCTTTGCTTCTGAACGTGTCCCGCTGATTACTGCGCTCAACAAAGACGAGTCAGAGATTAAAGAAGTTGAGCCCGGAAAAGTTGTTGTGATCAAGGCCGATGGAACGGTCAAAACAGAGCGCTTTGCCAAAGAAAAAAAACGCACGAGCTGTTCCTTTGAACGCATCTATTTTTCGAGAGGTAATGATCCGCAGATCTACCGTGAACGCAAAGCGCTGGGTGCAGCGATGGCAGAACAAATTCTCTGGTCCATCAATCATGAGGTCGAGGATGCCGTTTTTACTTACATCCCAAATACTGCGGAGATGGCCTACTTTGGCCTGATGGAGCGCTTACACGCCATGAATCGCGAAATGGCGGCCCAACGTATCAAAGACGATCTGGCACGCGGGGACCTCACTCCCGAAAGGATTGACGATATTATGGGGCGTTTGGCTCCGCGCGGTGAGAAGATTGCTATCAAGGACATCAAGCTCCGCACCTTTATTAGTGAGGAGTCTAGCCGGGCCCAGTTAGTTTCACATGTTTATGATGTGGCCTACGGGGTGGTGAAGCCGACTGATAATTTAGTTTGCATCGACGATTCCATCGTTCGCGGGACTACGTTGAAGGAGTCTATTCTCAAAATGTTGAGCCGAACAAACCCCAAGAAAATAGTCGTCGCTTCCACTGCGCCGCAGATCCGTTATCCTGATTGCTATGGCATTGATATGTCCGAGCTGGGGAAATTTATCGCGTTCCAAGCTGCGATTGCCCTTCACAAACAACATGGCAGTGAAGATGTGATCTTGGATGTATATCAGGACTGTTGTGACCAGGCGAGTCAGCCAAGATCACGTCTAGTTAATCACGTGCGCCGCATCTATGAACCGTTTACTGACGAGCAGATATCGCAAAAAATATCCGAGCTTGTCCGTCCTCGCGATATCGCATGGGAAGGGGATATCGAGATTACTTTCCAGACTGTAGATGCTCTGCATCAGGCTAGCCCTCGACACACGGGCGATTGGTATTTCACAGGTGAGTATCCTACCCCCGGAGGCTACTATGTGTTGAACCAAGCGTTCATTAACTATTACGAAAATCGGCGGGGGCGGAGCTACTAG
- a CDS encoding cytochrome P450 — protein MPPSPTAHLKNIPLYNPEPGSVERSSWTRAYYTDPINTQTRAYREAGPVFKINHIGEEVIAMGGLEANKTAWGDNKLWDYPTSNKHFREQFSDRYLNQLEGRVYRKKRQRVTAGFKPSMLMQHTRSMSEVVVREIEKLSGDWTNLRSFCMRIIIAMTSRSLMQVDLPPGMDQTMAISNKHMLKAHTLGMWRHLWYLRPDRIYRRKKIFGYLNSILDERERNPVEQDDILSLSLNAHPKDEPPIPRQELIHDLSQLMMAGSTTTSHTILWNLVFSAITEAWNTKLLEELEGWDADSFSNMGDFPRLRASCMEIERLRPPSMYFDRLSKKPIEFQGVTIPERTWVMHIHSLGHFLPEVYDNPLSFDPDRFLRDPDLPRHDAHGLFGGGAHVCAGAPLARVLQPVAVASILSNYQIEFKEPPDTHACIDVVLAPRVPYIVRFKRR, from the coding sequence ATGCCTCCCTCGCCCACTGCACACCTAAAGAACATTCCGCTATACAATCCCGAACCAGGCTCTGTGGAACGCTCTTCCTGGACGCGCGCTTACTATACGGATCCGATCAATACTCAAACACGCGCCTACCGCGAGGCCGGCCCTGTGTTTAAGATCAATCACATCGGCGAAGAGGTTATCGCCATGGGGGGTCTAGAAGCCAATAAGACCGCTTGGGGAGACAACAAGCTCTGGGACTACCCGACATCCAATAAGCATTTTCGCGAACAATTCAGCGACCGCTATCTCAATCAGCTCGAAGGGCGTGTTTACCGAAAAAAGCGCCAACGCGTCACGGCCGGCTTCAAACCGTCGATGCTGATGCAGCATACCCGTAGTATGAGCGAAGTTGTCGTCCGCGAGATAGAAAAACTCTCGGGGGATTGGACCAATCTACGCTCGTTTTGTATGCGCATCATCATCGCCATGACGAGCCGCTCCCTCATGCAAGTCGATCTACCGCCGGGGATGGATCAAACCATGGCGATCAGTAACAAACATATGCTGAAAGCCCACACTTTAGGCATGTGGCGACACCTCTGGTACCTGCGTCCAGACAGAATTTATCGCAGGAAAAAGATCTTCGGTTACCTCAACAGCATCCTTGACGAGCGGGAGCGTAACCCCGTCGAGCAAGACGATATTCTTTCACTGAGCCTGAATGCGCATCCCAAGGACGAACCGCCCATTCCTAGACAGGAGCTTATTCACGATCTGTCCCAACTCATGATGGCTGGCTCTACGACAACGTCGCACACCATCCTCTGGAACCTTGTCTTTTCAGCCATCACTGAGGCCTGGAACACAAAACTCTTAGAGGAACTCGAAGGCTGGGACGCAGACAGTTTTAGCAACATGGGCGATTTCCCAAGACTGCGAGCTAGCTGCATGGAGATCGAACGATTACGCCCGCCATCGATGTATTTCGACCGCCTCAGCAAAAAGCCAATTGAATTCCAAGGCGTCACCATCCCCGAGCGAACTTGGGTGATGCATATACACTCATTGGGCCATTTTCTTCCCGAGGTTTACGACAACCCACTCAGCTTCGACCCTGATCGCTTTCTTCGCGATCCAGACCTTCCGAGACATGATGCTCATGGCCTCTTCGGCGGCGGTGCTCACGTCTGCGCCGGCGCGCCCTTAGCACGAGTGCTACAACCCGTAGCCGTGGCGAGCATCCTCTCAAATTATCAGATCGAATTTAAAGAGCCACCCGACACACACGCCTGTATCGACGTTGTTCTTGCACCCAGAGTACCTTATATTGTCAGATTCAAAAGACGCTAG
- a CDS encoding SDR family oxidoreductase, whose protein sequence is MISPQTVLVTGANRGIGLEITQQMLRKGHRVFATCREPDAAIELKNMRHSFGRNMEIFSLDVDNPRDRRSLYLYLKKLHIGLDLLVNNAGASVWDSLSDLSPDVILDLVRTNAVSPLLLSRDLVPFLERSENPRIIMMSSRLGSMEMSREVSRNSYAYAMSKAGLNMGTVQLAGNLREKSIAVIAQSPGWVRTDMGGADAPLSVSEAVRSMLKAFAGYSIKDTGSFFSEIGEPLPW, encoded by the coding sequence ATGATTTCACCCCAGACTGTACTTGTCACGGGCGCAAATCGTGGCATCGGCCTAGAAATAACTCAACAGATGTTGAGGAAGGGCCACCGCGTCTTTGCGACCTGCCGCGAACCCGATGCCGCTATCGAGCTCAAAAATATGCGACACAGTTTTGGGCGAAATATGGAGATTTTTAGCCTCGATGTCGATAATCCTAGAGATCGGCGTAGTCTTTACCTTTATCTAAAAAAGCTGCACATCGGGCTCGATCTCCTGGTAAATAACGCTGGGGCTTCTGTATGGGATAGTTTATCAGATTTAAGTCCTGACGTGATTCTCGATCTCGTTCGAACCAATGCGGTGTCACCGCTGCTTCTGAGTCGTGATTTGGTTCCTTTTCTGGAACGTAGTGAAAATCCTAGAATCATCATGATGAGCTCACGGCTTGGGAGTATGGAGATGAGTCGTGAGGTCAGTCGAAATAGCTACGCTTACGCAATGAGTAAGGCTGGCCTCAATATGGGCACGGTGCAGTTGGCAGGGAATTTACGTGAAAAAAGTATTGCTGTGATCGCTCAGAGCCCTGGCTGGGTCAGGACAGATATGGGGGGTGCTGATGCGCCGTTAAGTGTTTCAGAGGCAGTCCGGTCGATGCTCAAAGCCTTTGCAGGATATAGCATAAAGGACACGGGTAGTTTCTTTTCGGAGATTGGGGAGCCATTACCTTGGTAG
- a CDS encoding ROK family protein, producing METLGIDIGGSGIKAAVVDTSSGEFITERHRIPTPQPCKLPAFQDALKAMLEHFDWTGPVGVGFPGVVRQNRTLSAANLDPTVVDIDLGEILKDFGAFEVAAINDADAAGLAEMQLGAGKNALGTTLMVTVGTGIGTALFNKGVLVPNMELGHIEFKGNSAERLVSERARETRDLSWKEWGKNFNEFLKYITFLLQLDLIILGGGGVKKREKFEKHLTVETPIEYAEFANRAGILGAALAVNAR from the coding sequence ATGGAAACACTCGGCATCGATATTGGAGGCAGTGGCATCAAAGCTGCCGTCGTGGACACCAGCTCTGGAGAATTTATAACAGAGCGTCACCGCATTCCCACCCCCCAGCCCTGTAAACTGCCCGCTTTTCAAGACGCTTTGAAGGCGATGCTGGAGCACTTTGATTGGACGGGCCCTGTAGGAGTCGGCTTCCCTGGAGTTGTTCGTCAAAATCGGACCCTCTCCGCTGCCAATTTAGATCCAACAGTAGTCGACATTGATTTAGGTGAGATTCTGAAGGATTTTGGAGCCTTCGAAGTGGCTGCGATCAACGATGCCGATGCGGCAGGCTTAGCCGAAATGCAACTCGGAGCAGGTAAAAATGCCTTGGGCACCACCCTCATGGTGACCGTTGGCACTGGAATTGGCACCGCCCTGTTCAATAAGGGCGTATTGGTGCCTAACATGGAGCTGGGACATATTGAGTTTAAAGGAAATTCTGCAGAACGGCTTGTGAGCGAGCGAGCGCGGGAAACGCGCGACCTCTCCTGGAAAGAGTGGGGCAAAAACTTCAACGAATTTCTAAAATACATCACGTTTCTTCTCCAGCTAGATCTCATCATTCTCGGCGGCGGCGGGGTCAAGAAACGGGAGAAATTTGAAAAACACCTGACTGTCGAAACGCCTATAGAATATGCCGAATTCGCCAACCGAGCTGGCATCCTCGGAGCAGCCTTGGCGGTGAACGCCCGGTAA
- a CDS encoding phosphoglycerate kinase produces the protein MAKVKSVKDLSCSGKRVLVRVDFNVPLSSDGKVTDDTRIRAALPTIELLVNQKARVILASHLGRPKGEPNMKYSLRPVAADLSDKLKRPVIFVKDCVDEEAESIIDSTEPGSVVLLENVRFYAGEEKNDAEFAKKLANLADVYVNDAFGTAHRAHASTAGVAEFVAEKAAGLLIEKELAYLGDKVSQPERPLTVILGGAKVSDKIMVIDALLEKADTILICGAMAYTFKLALGETVGDSLSEPDKIDTAKAALAKAKKKGVKFLLPVDTMVVQGLDFGAGSFTDSKIVEGNIPEGWEGVDIGPKSVALFSSAIQEAKTVLWNGPMGIFEIEACSKGTFEIAKVIADSDGLSIIGGGDSVKAINQSGYGDQVTFMSTGGGASLEFLEGKALPGVVALEQ, from the coding sequence ATGGCCAAGGTAAAATCTGTAAAAGATCTCTCCTGCAGCGGAAAACGCGTGCTTGTGCGCGTTGATTTCAATGTTCCGCTTTCGTCAGACGGCAAAGTCACCGACGACACACGCATTCGCGCAGCGCTCCCCACGATCGAATTACTCGTCAACCAGAAGGCACGCGTGATTCTCGCTAGCCATCTGGGCCGTCCGAAGGGTGAGCCAAATATGAAATATTCACTCCGGCCGGTGGCGGCAGATCTTTCTGATAAGCTGAAGCGCCCGGTGATTTTCGTGAAGGACTGTGTTGATGAGGAAGCAGAGTCTATTATTGATAGCACCGAGCCAGGTTCAGTCGTATTGCTAGAGAATGTTCGCTTCTACGCGGGTGAGGAAAAGAATGACGCTGAATTTGCGAAGAAGCTGGCCAATCTAGCGGATGTTTATGTGAACGATGCTTTTGGTACAGCCCACCGTGCCCATGCTTCCACTGCCGGTGTCGCTGAGTTTGTTGCAGAGAAGGCTGCTGGCTTATTGATTGAAAAGGAACTTGCCTACTTGGGTGACAAGGTGTCGCAACCTGAGCGACCGCTGACGGTCATTTTGGGAGGAGCCAAGGTCTCTGATAAGATCATGGTTATCGACGCTCTACTCGAAAAGGCAGACACAATTTTGATCTGTGGCGCGATGGCCTACACATTTAAACTCGCTCTAGGAGAGACAGTGGGTGACAGCTTATCTGAGCCCGACAAGATAGATACCGCGAAGGCCGCTTTGGCCAAGGCGAAGAAAAAGGGCGTAAAATTCCTTCTTCCGGTCGACACAATGGTCGTGCAAGGGCTTGATTTCGGTGCAGGTTCTTTCACTGATTCAAAGATCGTCGAAGGTAATATTCCTGAAGGCTGGGAAGGCGTGGATATCGGGCCGAAGTCCGTCGCATTGTTCTCATCGGCTATTCAAGAGGCCAAAACTGTTCTCTGGAATGGTCCTATGGGGATCTTTGAAATTGAAGCCTGTTCAAAGGGGACTTTCGAAATCGCTAAGGTGATCGCTGATAGTGACGGTCTCTCGATCATCGGTGGCGGTGATTCAGTAAAGGCCATCAATCAATCTGGCTATGGCGACCAAGTCACTTTCATGAGCACAGGGGGCGGTGCCTCATTGGAGTTTCTTGAAGGAAAAGCGCTTCCCGGCGTTGTCGCTCTTGAGCAATAA
- the tsaE gene encoding tRNA (adenosine(37)-N6)-threonylcarbamoyltransferase complex ATPase subunit type 1 TsaE, producing the protein MGDLLAQLEAPTHLKNAEMTETLGRELADQLPFDHVLALSGDLGSGKTTFVRGLASGLEIRQGIHSPTYNIFSIYFGGRQLLYMDAYRLRSTDDLDALDIDSLLTSPFLWVIEWPEMIADAIPDDATRLRLWIEGGHHFIQRIA; encoded by the coding sequence ATGGGTGACCTCCTCGCTCAGCTTGAGGCACCTACCCATCTCAAAAACGCTGAGATGACCGAGACTCTTGGACGGGAATTAGCCGATCAGCTACCGTTCGACCACGTGTTAGCACTCAGTGGAGACCTGGGTTCAGGTAAAACCACATTCGTGCGCGGCTTGGCGAGCGGACTCGAAATCAGACAAGGTATCCACAGCCCAACCTATAACATTTTCAGCATCTATTTTGGAGGGCGGCAGTTACTCTACATGGATGCCTACCGCCTCAGGTCTACCGACGACCTCGATGCACTTGATATCGATAGCCTCTTAACATCACCCTTTCTTTGGGTGATCGAATGGCCAGAGATGATCGCCGATGCCATTCCAGATGATGCGACTCGACTGCGGCTGTGGATCGAGGGCGGTCATCACTTCATTCAACGCATCGCATAA
- the gap gene encoding type I glyceraldehyde-3-phosphate dehydrogenase: protein MPVKIGINGFGRIGRMVFRALADKGLLGTEVEVVAINDLVPADNLAYLLKYDSTQGRFNGEVEVDGDVLIVNGQRIQTIALREVPENLPWKDYGVDIVLESTGLWVQDEKAEGHIKAGAKKVIISAPGKGDKVKTVVLGVNDDTLTADDSIISNASCTTNCLAPMTKIVLDNYGIKEGLMTTVHAYTATQRTVDGPSPKDMKGGRAAATNIIPSTTGAAKAVGLVLPEVKGKLTGMAFRVPTPTVSAVDLTVKTEKPTSYEEICSKMKEAAEGPLKGILGYTEDEVVSTDFVHDSHSSIFDAGSGIALSDTFFKLVSWYDNEWGYSNRCAELISKVAKMA from the coding sequence ATGCCGGTTAAAATCGGAATTAACGGATTCGGCCGTATCGGTCGCATGGTATTTCGCGCGCTCGCGGACAAAGGCCTATTGGGCACTGAAGTAGAAGTCGTTGCTATCAACGACCTCGTCCCAGCCGACAACCTAGCCTATCTCCTCAAATATGACTCTACTCAAGGCCGCTTCAATGGCGAGGTAGAGGTCGATGGTGATGTCCTCATAGTGAACGGACAGCGCATCCAAACGATTGCTCTCCGCGAGGTTCCTGAGAATCTTCCTTGGAAAGACTACGGTGTAGATATCGTTCTCGAGTCTACAGGCCTTTGGGTTCAGGACGAAAAAGCAGAAGGACATATCAAAGCTGGTGCCAAAAAGGTAATCATTTCCGCCCCTGGTAAGGGAGATAAGGTCAAAACTGTCGTGCTGGGTGTGAATGACGATACCCTAACTGCAGATGATTCGATTATCTCTAACGCTTCGTGCACGACCAACTGCCTGGCTCCGATGACCAAGATCGTCCTCGATAACTACGGCATAAAAGAGGGTTTGATGACAACCGTTCACGCTTACACTGCAACTCAGCGTACCGTCGATGGGCCTTCTCCAAAAGACATGAAGGGGGGGCGTGCTGCGGCGACCAACATTATCCCATCCACTACAGGGGCAGCCAAGGCTGTGGGACTCGTTCTTCCTGAAGTGAAGGGCAAGCTGACGGGGATGGCCTTCCGCGTGCCAACACCTACAGTGTCAGCGGTAGATCTCACCGTGAAGACCGAGAAGCCTACTTCTTACGAAGAAATTTGCTCCAAGATGAAAGAAGCCGCTGAGGGTCCCCTCAAGGGCATCCTCGGATACACCGAAGACGAGGTAGTCTCAACCGACTTCGTTCACGATAGCCATAGCTCTATTTTCGACGCTGGCTCCGGTATCGCCCTTTCTGATACCTTCTTCAAGCTGGTGTCTTGGTATGACAATGAGTGGGGTTATTCCAATCGCTGCGCCGAGTTGATCTCGAAGGTGGCGAAGATGGCATAA
- the uvrB gene encoding excinuclease ABC subunit UvrB gives MGVEFKLASEYAPMGDQPEAINTLVGSLEAGNKYQTLLGVTGSGKTFTMANIIQRTQRPALIISHNKTLAAQLYSEFKAFFPENAVEYFVSYYDYYQPEAYVPATDTFIEKDSSINEEIERLRIAASSSLISRRDVIVVASVSCIYGLGSPEDFREMMIPLKVGDERPRDQFLQMLVEILYERNDVALKRGAFRVRGETVDVFPAYMESAIRLEFWGDELESIKSLDPLTGDTAESYTEFRLYPANQYITPRRKLDGAINEIKGELEERVGSFEKQGLLLEAQRIRMRTEYDIELLQEMGFCNGIENYSRHMSGRKEGERPFCLIDFFPKDFLLFIDESHVTIPQVHGMYHGDRSRKQRLVEFGFRLPSALDNRPQKPDEFDAITGQTVYVSATPAALELQRSSALAEQVIRPTGLVDPEMYIRPIKDQVADLIGEVHKAVEKEERVLVTTLTKRMSEDLTDYMREAKIKVEYLHSDIDAIERIEILRKLRSGECDVLVGVNLLREGLDLPEVALVAILDADKEGFLRSETSLIQTAGRAARNADGRVILYADVINGSIQKTLEVIEGRRSKQLAYNKEHGITPKSVKRGDQKSLHVYKQEETSGAIAAESKDDVKAIIAELEEEMLDASRSLEFERAAVLRDQIETLRSGDYRQSQSKRGVQGRSGKRYKQKRKRS, from the coding sequence GTGGGTGTGGAATTTAAGCTGGCATCTGAGTATGCGCCGATGGGCGATCAACCGGAAGCGATCAACACACTGGTGGGGTCGTTAGAGGCGGGAAATAAGTATCAAACGTTGCTGGGCGTAACGGGTTCGGGAAAGACGTTTACGATGGCCAATATCATTCAGCGCACGCAGCGGCCGGCGTTGATCATTTCTCACAATAAGACTTTGGCAGCTCAGCTCTATTCGGAGTTTAAGGCGTTCTTTCCCGAAAATGCGGTCGAGTATTTTGTCAGCTATTATGATTACTATCAGCCCGAGGCTTATGTGCCGGCAACCGATACGTTTATCGAGAAGGATTCTTCGATCAATGAGGAGATCGAGCGGTTGCGGATTGCTGCATCAAGCTCCTTGATCAGCCGGCGAGATGTGATCGTGGTGGCGAGTGTTTCGTGCATTTATGGTCTAGGGTCGCCTGAAGATTTTCGGGAGATGATGATCCCTTTGAAAGTGGGGGATGAGCGACCGCGTGATCAATTTCTCCAGATGTTGGTAGAAATCTTATACGAGCGCAATGATGTGGCGCTCAAGCGCGGCGCTTTCCGGGTGCGGGGAGAGACGGTCGATGTCTTTCCAGCCTACATGGAGAGCGCGATACGTCTCGAATTTTGGGGAGACGAGTTAGAGAGCATCAAGTCGCTCGATCCGCTGACCGGGGATACGGCGGAGAGCTATACCGAGTTTCGTCTCTATCCTGCCAACCAATATATTACACCGCGCCGGAAATTGGATGGGGCGATTAATGAGATCAAGGGTGAGTTAGAAGAGCGCGTTGGGAGTTTTGAAAAACAGGGTCTTCTTTTGGAAGCCCAAAGGATTCGCATGCGTACGGAGTATGACATCGAATTGCTGCAGGAGATGGGGTTTTGCAATGGGATTGAAAATTATTCCCGTCACATGAGTGGGCGTAAAGAGGGGGAGCGGCCGTTTTGCTTGATCGATTTTTTTCCGAAAGACTTTTTGCTCTTCATTGATGAGAGTCATGTGACGATTCCCCAGGTACACGGCATGTATCATGGCGACCGGTCGCGAAAGCAGCGGCTGGTAGAATTTGGATTTCGGCTCCCGTCGGCGTTGGATAATCGTCCGCAAAAGCCGGATGAGTTTGATGCGATTACGGGACAGACGGTCTATGTGTCGGCCACTCCAGCCGCTTTGGAATTACAACGCTCTTCAGCGCTGGCTGAGCAAGTGATCCGGCCCACTGGCTTGGTTGATCCTGAAATGTATATTCGCCCCATCAAAGATCAGGTAGCTGACTTGATTGGCGAGGTGCACAAAGCGGTGGAGAAAGAAGAGCGGGTGCTGGTGACGACTTTGACCAAGCGGATGTCTGAAGATCTCACCGATTACATGCGCGAGGCGAAGATTAAGGTAGAATATTTACACTCGGATATCGATGCCATCGAACGCATTGAGATCCTGCGCAAGTTGAGGAGTGGTGAGTGTGATGTGCTGGTGGGAGTGAATCTGCTGCGCGAAGGACTTGATTTGCCTGAGGTGGCCTTGGTTGCCATTCTTGACGCGGACAAGGAAGGATTTTTGCGCAGTGAAACGAGCCTGATTCAGACCGCCGGGCGTGCGGCACGAAATGCAGATGGACGGGTGATTCTGTATGCCGATGTGATCAACGGATCCATTCAGAAGACCCTAGAGGTAATCGAAGGCCGTCGTAGTAAACAACTAGCGTATAACAAGGAGCATGGGATTACTCCTAAATCTGTTAAACGGGGCGACCAGAAAAGCCTCCATGTTTATAAACAGGAAGAGACTTCGGGCGCGATTGCGGCGGAGAGTAAAGATGATGTGAAAGCAATCATCGCCGAGCTAGAGGAAGAAATGCTCGATGCGTCCCGATCTCTTGAATTTGAGCGTGCGGCGGTACTGCGTGACCAAATCGAAACTCTGCGCAGCGGAGACTATCGCCAGTCACAAAGTAAACGTGGTGTCCAGGGGAGATCTGGGAAACGTTACAAACAGAAGCGCAAACGTTCATGA
- a CDS encoding triose-phosphate isomerase has translation MSNKSRRFLIAGNWKMNKTIAEAKELATEVVSSVGQQTAVGIVVCPPYTSLESVGSIVSDSTVNLGAQNMHHEAAGAYTGEVSAEMLRDLFASSVILGHSERREYFAESDELINQKVLAALQNNLRPILCVGETLEDREAGDTLKVVETQLRGGLVDVTESKADQVVIAYEPVWAIGTGKTATPEMAQEVHAAIRALLIELFGETGDKIRILYGGSMKPGNAEELLKQPDIDGGLIGGAALKAKDFCAIVETAVSLSE, from the coding sequence ATGAGTAATAAATCACGTAGGTTCCTAATAGCCGGAAACTGGAAGATGAACAAAACCATAGCGGAGGCGAAAGAGCTCGCGACCGAAGTGGTATCGTCTGTTGGACAGCAGACCGCTGTCGGTATCGTTGTCTGTCCGCCTTACACTTCACTCGAAAGTGTGGGGTCGATCGTTTCCGATTCTACTGTCAATCTGGGTGCACAAAACATGCACCATGAAGCCGCGGGCGCCTACACTGGAGAAGTGAGTGCTGAAATGCTTCGCGATTTGTTCGCTTCATCGGTGATTTTGGGACACAGCGAGCGCCGAGAGTATTTCGCTGAGTCGGATGAGTTGATAAACCAGAAGGTCTTGGCGGCACTGCAGAACAACCTACGTCCTATCTTGTGTGTCGGTGAGACTCTCGAAGATCGAGAAGCGGGAGACACCCTCAAGGTGGTCGAAACTCAGCTGCGTGGCGGACTGGTCGATGTGACTGAAAGTAAGGCAGATCAGGTAGTCATCGCGTATGAGCCTGTTTGGGCCATCGGTACGGGAAAAACTGCTACGCCGGAAATGGCACAAGAGGTCCATGCTGCTATCCGTGCCCTTCTTATTGAATTGTTTGGTGAAACGGGTGATAAAATCCGCATCCTTTATGGCGGGTCTATGAAACCTGGAAATGCCGAAGAACTCCTCAAACAGCCCGATATTGACGGTGGGTTAATCGGAGGCGCAGCCCTCAAAGCCAAAGATTTTTGCGCTATTGTAGAAACTGCAGTTAGCCTTTCCGAGTAG